In Janthinobacterium sp. 67, a genomic segment contains:
- a CDS encoding acetolactate synthase 3 catalytic subunit, with the protein MNTEAKGPATGSTTGPITGAEIVVRCLAEEGVEHVFGYPGGAVLYIYDAIFQQNKFQHILVRHEQAAIHAADAYSRSSNKVGVAIVTSGPGVTNAVTGLSTAYMDSIPMVVISGQVPSHAIGQDAFQECDTVGITRPVVKHNFLVKDVKDLAATIKKAFFIARTGRPGPVLVDIPKDISMHKCNFDYPKEVEMRSYRPVDKGHSGQIRKAVQLLLQAERPMIYTGGGVILAHAAPELNKLVDRLGFPCTNTLMGLGGYRASSEQYVGMPGMHGTYEANMAMQNCDVLIAIGARFDDRVIGNPKHFASHPRKIIHVDIDPSSISKRVKVDIPIVGNVKDVLIEFLAQLDAAEAKPNVNALSNWWKQIAEWRGRECLKYPTSDLVIKPQSVVEKVFQITKGDAFITSDVGQHQMWAAQYYGFDKPRRWINSGGLGTMGVGLPYAMGVQMANPDATVACITGEGSIQMCIQELATCKQYHLTPKIIMLNNRFLGMVRQWQEIDYGSRYSESYMDSLPDFEKLAEAYGHVGMKIEKPGDVDGALKEAFGMKDRLVFMNFITDQSENVWPMVKAGKGLSEMMLGSEDL; encoded by the coding sequence ATGAATACCGAAGCAAAGGGACCTGCAACAGGTTCCACAACAGGACCGATCACGGGCGCAGAAATTGTCGTGCGCTGTCTGGCTGAAGAGGGCGTCGAGCACGTCTTTGGATATCCGGGCGGAGCCGTACTCTACATCTACGACGCCATCTTCCAGCAAAACAAATTCCAGCATATCCTGGTACGCCACGAGCAGGCCGCGATCCACGCCGCCGATGCCTATTCGCGCAGCTCGAACAAAGTCGGTGTTGCCATCGTCACGTCCGGTCCGGGCGTCACGAATGCCGTCACGGGCCTGTCGACCGCGTACATGGACTCGATTCCCATGGTCGTGATTTCCGGCCAGGTGCCGAGCCACGCCATCGGCCAGGATGCGTTCCAGGAATGCGACACGGTCGGCATCACGCGCCCCGTCGTCAAGCACAACTTCCTCGTCAAGGACGTCAAGGACCTGGCAGCGACGATCAAGAAAGCCTTCTTCATCGCCCGTACCGGCCGTCCGGGACCCGTGCTGGTCGATATCCCCAAGGATATCAGCATGCACAAATGCAACTTCGACTATCCGAAGGAAGTCGAGATGCGTTCCTACCGTCCCGTCGACAAGGGCCACTCGGGCCAGATCCGCAAGGCCGTGCAGCTGTTGCTGCAAGCCGAACGCCCGATGATCTACACGGGCGGCGGCGTGATCCTCGCGCATGCGGCTCCCGAGCTGAACAAGCTGGTCGACCGCCTGGGTTTCCCGTGCACCAACACCTTGATGGGCCTGGGCGGCTACCGCGCCTCGAGCGAGCAGTATGTCGGCATGCCCGGCATGCACGGCACCTATGAAGCGAACATGGCGATGCAGAACTGCGACGTGCTGATCGCCATCGGCGCCCGTTTCGATGACCGCGTGATCGGCAACCCGAAACATTTCGCCTCGCATCCGCGCAAGATCATCCACGTGGACATCGATCCATCGTCGATTTCCAAACGCGTCAAGGTCGATATCCCCATCGTCGGCAACGTCAAGGACGTGCTGATCGAGTTCCTCGCGCAACTGGACGCGGCCGAAGCCAAGCCGAACGTCAATGCCCTGAGCAACTGGTGGAAGCAGATCGCCGAATGGCGTGGCCGCGAATGCCTGAAATACCCGACCTCCGACCTGGTCATCAAGCCGCAATCCGTGGTGGAAAAAGTCTTCCAGATCACCAAGGGCGACGCCTTCATCACGTCCGACGTGGGCCAGCACCAGATGTGGGCCGCGCAATACTATGGCTTCGACAAGCCACGCCGCTGGATCAATTCCGGCGGCCTGGGCACCATGGGGGTGGGCTTGCCGTACGCCATGGGCGTGCAGATGGCCAATCCGGACGCCACCGTTGCCTGCATCACGGGCGAAGGGTCGATCCAGATGTGCATCCAGGAATTGGCGACGTGCAAGCAGTATCACCTGACGCCGAAGATCATCATGCTCAACAACCGTTTCCTCGGCATGGTGCGCCAGTGGCAGGAAATCGATTACGGTTCGCGCTATTCCGAGTCGTACATGGATTCGCTGCCCGACTTCGAGAAGCTGGCCGAAGCGTATGGCCACGTGGGCATGAAAATTGAAAAACCGGGCGACGTCGACGGCGCCCTGAAAGAGGCGTTTGGCATGAAAGACAGGCTGGTATTCATGAACTTCATTACCGACCAGTCCGAAAACGTGTGGCCAATGGTGAAAGCCGGCAAGGGCCTGTCCGAAATGATGCTCGGTTCGGAGGATCTCTAA
- a CDS encoding RNA polymerase sigma factor yields the protein MATDKELSDFLENVERRAFKQAAYAVRKEESALDIVQDAMIKLAEKYGDKPAAELPMLFQRILQNTILDYFRREKVRNTWVSLFSGMKPSGDEHEDFDILDTYESEQGSSAAESSADQVERAQILDLIDAEVQKLPSRQREAFLMRYWQDMDVAETAEAMGCSEGSVKTHCSRATHTLAESLKAKGIKL from the coding sequence ATGGCAACAGACAAAGAATTATCCGACTTTCTAGAAAATGTCGAGCGGCGCGCTTTCAAGCAGGCCGCCTACGCGGTCCGCAAGGAAGAATCGGCACTCGACATCGTGCAGGATGCCATGATCAAGCTGGCAGAGAAATACGGCGACAAGCCGGCCGCCGAGCTGCCGATGTTGTTCCAGCGTATCTTGCAGAACACCATACTCGATTATTTCCGCCGCGAAAAAGTTCGCAACACCTGGGTCAGCCTGTTTTCCGGCATGAAGCCCTCGGGCGACGAGCATGAAGATTTTGATATACTTGATACTTATGAATCGGAACAGGGCTCCAGCGCCGCCGAATCGTCGGCCGACCAGGTCGAACGCGCGCAAATCCTTGATTTGATTGATGCAGAGGTACAAAAACTGCCCTCACGTCAACGCGAAGCCTTCCTCATGCGTTATTGGCAGGACATGGATGTGGCTGAAACAGCGGAAGCGATGGGTTGCTCCGAAGGTAGCGTGAAAACACATTGCTCCAGAGCTACCCACACGCTCGCCGAATCGCTGAAAGCCAAGGGAATAAAATTATGA
- a CDS encoding DUF3619 family protein has translation MNTDDLNFAYKVRHALNEKLDDLPASATDRLAAARKLALSRKKADAPAAVAVRKDVFAGIASNLFVEPLSWLGRMSVIIPLLLLVGGLVGIYQFEQEQHIAELAEIDAAVLSDELPLSAYMDHGFNAYLTKREQ, from the coding sequence ATGAACACCGACGATCTCAATTTCGCTTACAAAGTGCGCCATGCACTGAACGAAAAACTCGACGACCTGCCCGCATCGGCCACCGATCGCCTGGCAGCGGCACGCAAGCTGGCCCTGTCGCGCAAGAAGGCGGACGCGCCTGCCGCCGTCGCCGTGCGCAAGGACGTGTTCGCAGGCATCGCCAGCAACCTGTTCGTCGAGCCGCTGTCGTGGCTGGGCCGCATGAGCGTCATCATCCCTCTGCTGCTGCTCGTTGGCGGCCTGGTGGGCATCTATCAGTTTGAGCAGGAACAACATATTGCCGAACTGGCAGAAATCGACGCGGCTGTGCTGTCGGACGAGTTGCCGCTGTCTGCGTACATGGACCATGGCTTCAACGCCTACCTGACGAAACGCGAGCAATAA
- a CDS encoding DUF3106 domain-containing protein, with the protein MARSSVRKGWLAGGIGLGACALAGAAWVGAQQHAAPAAPPVAAAPVAAPAPAPAVKPGSPRTGGKGGTPKASDNPSWNKLSRAQQEALQPLASEWNKLEPLRKQKWLDIASRFASMTPDEQTRVHERMREWVKLTPEQRRLVRENYTRTKKIDPGQKTAQWEQYQQLPEDQKKKLATELVPKKPLGKVPAINSNTSKPPVIVPPATPAAPAAAPVMPPAPAAATVPASDPAAAPAAVPVTPPATPAPLPTNAK; encoded by the coding sequence ATGGCACGCTCGAGCGTACGCAAAGGCTGGCTGGCTGGCGGCATCGGCCTGGGCGCCTGCGCCCTGGCGGGCGCCGCCTGGGTAGGTGCGCAGCAACATGCCGCTCCCGCCGCTCCTCCCGTGGCAGCCGCGCCCGTGGCGGCGCCTGCCCCTGCCCCGGCAGTCAAGCCCGGCTCGCCCCGCACGGGCGGCAAGGGTGGCACGCCGAAGGCCAGCGACAACCCGTCCTGGAACAAGCTGTCGCGCGCGCAGCAGGAAGCCCTGCAGCCGCTGGCAAGCGAATGGAACAAGCTGGAACCCTTGCGCAAGCAGAAATGGCTCGATATCGCCAGCCGTTTCGCCTCCATGACGCCCGACGAACAAACCCGCGTGCATGAACGCATGCGCGAATGGGTCAAGCTGACGCCGGAACAGCGCCGCCTCGTGCGCGAAAACTATACGCGCACGAAGAAGATTGATCCGGGTCAAAAAACGGCGCAATGGGAGCAATACCAGCAATTGCCGGAAGATCAAAAGAAAAAGCTGGCGACGGAACTCGTGCCGAAAAAACCGCTGGGTAAAGTGCCCGCAATCAATTCCAACACGAGCAAGCCGCCCGTGATCGTGCCTCCCGCCACGCCGGCGGCGCCTGCCGCCGCGCCTGTCATGCCGCCTGCCCCCGCAGCGGCGACCGTGCCGGCCAGCGATCCTGCGGCGGCCCCGGCCGCCGTGCCCGTCACGCCACCTGCCACGCCCGCCCCACTGCCAACCAATGCCAAATAG
- a CDS encoding RDD family protein produces the protein MPNSTPAASITHPTIKRRLISMVYESLLALAVLFLPFLVFELIVQGAHTPLTEHMRQCLAFLVMGAYFIHQWSREGQTLAMKTWRLQLVLPGHAHVPLRVAAYRYVLSWMWLLPALLVSYLLDLRHWTALGAIGVGILAWSCTALFTGNGQFLHDKLVGTQVVQLPAPAKKPKKVAA, from the coding sequence ATGCCAAATAGCACGCCTGCCGCCAGCATCACCCATCCCACCATCAAGCGCCGCCTGATTTCCATGGTGTACGAGTCGCTGCTGGCCCTGGCCGTGCTGTTTTTACCCTTCCTCGTGTTTGAACTGATCGTGCAAGGCGCGCATACGCCGTTGACGGAACACATGCGCCAATGCCTGGCCTTCCTCGTCATGGGCGCGTATTTCATCCATCAATGGAGCCGCGAAGGGCAAACCCTGGCCATGAAGACGTGGCGCTTGCAACTGGTGCTGCCAGGCCACGCCCACGTGCCGCTGCGCGTGGCCGCGTACCGCTACGTCCTGTCATGGATGTGGCTGCTGCCGGCGCTGCTGGTGTCGTATCTGCTGGACTTGCGGCACTGGACGGCCCTGGGCGCCATCGGCGTGGGCATCCTGGCCTGGTCATGCACGGCCCTGTTCACGGGCAATGGACAATTCCTGCACGACAAGCTGGTGGGCACGCAGGTCGTGCAATTGCCAGCCCCTGCCAAGAAGCCGAAGAAAGTCGCCGCCTGA
- a CDS encoding group III truncated hemoglobin produces MKNTAPLPHTRFAPYREEVCSEDEVKHLVHTFYAAARDDAMLGPIFAAEVKDWNAHLATLIDFWSGLLRGTMRYHGKPLAQHAQMENLTPCMFRRWLTLFFATTESMGNAALQEKADTIALNIAERLWKSFAESHSITAPQL; encoded by the coding sequence ATGAAGAATACCGCCCCCCTCCCCCACACACGCTTCGCCCCCTACCGCGAGGAAGTCTGCAGCGAAGACGAAGTCAAGCATCTCGTCCACACCTTTTATGCGGCTGCGCGCGACGACGCCATGCTGGGCCCCATCTTTGCCGCCGAGGTCAAGGATTGGAATGCTCACCTGGCAACATTGATCGATTTCTGGTCAGGCTTGCTGCGCGGCACCATGCGCTACCACGGCAAGCCGCTGGCCCAGCACGCGCAAATGGAAAACCTCACGCCCTGCATGTTCCGCCGCTGGCTGACCCTGTTCTTTGCCACGACGGAAAGCATGGGCAATGCAGCCCTGCAAGAGAAGGCCGACACCATCGCCTTGAATATCGCCGAGCGGCTATGGAAAAGCTTTGCGGAAAGCCATTCCATCACGGCGCCGCAGCTTTAG
- a CDS encoding rRNA pseudouridine synthase, with the protein MTTPIEMPTVRLAKRLSEDVPCSRREAELYIEGGWVTVDGVLVEESGARVADNQEVVLLPNATLDEMPPVTILLHKPAGINGGIGSEGKPALSCLRPEEIFTPDNVAPSSVTRFLKRHLIGLTITNPLDTMASGLLVFTQDFRVARKLVDEAKTVEQEFIVEVSGDIMENGLALLNHGLPFNGKPLPPIKVSWQNETRLRFALKNVQPGQIAHMCKMVGLDVVGMKRLRIGRIPMGAMPSGQWRYLQGYERF; encoded by the coding sequence ATGACCACACCAATCGAAATGCCCACCGTCCGCCTGGCCAAACGCCTGTCTGAAGACGTGCCCTGTTCGCGCCGCGAGGCCGAGCTGTATATCGAGGGCGGCTGGGTGACGGTCGATGGCGTGCTGGTGGAAGAGTCGGGCGCGCGCGTGGCGGACAACCAGGAAGTGGTGCTGTTGCCGAACGCGACCCTGGACGAGATGCCGCCCGTGACGATCCTGCTGCACAAGCCGGCTGGCATCAATGGCGGTATCGGCAGCGAAGGCAAGCCGGCGCTCAGCTGCTTGCGTCCCGAAGAGATTTTCACGCCGGACAATGTGGCGCCCAGCTCCGTCACGCGCTTCCTCAAGCGCCACCTGATCGGTCTGACCATCACCAATCCGCTCGACACCATGGCGTCCGGCCTGCTCGTGTTCACGCAGGATTTCCGCGTGGCCCGCAAGCTGGTCGACGAAGCGAAAACGGTGGAGCAGGAATTCATCGTGGAAGTGTCGGGCGACATCATGGAAAACGGCCTGGCGCTGCTCAATCACGGCTTGCCCTTCAATGGCAAGCCTTTGCCGCCGATCAAGGTCAGCTGGCAGAATGAAACGCGCTTGCGCTTTGCCCTGAAAAACGTGCAGCCGGGCCAGATCGCCCACATGTGCAAGATGGTGGGGCTGGACGTGGTCGGCATGAAGCGCCTGCGCATCGGCCGCATCCCGATGGGCGCCATGCCGTCGGGCCAGTGGCGCTATCTGCAAGGCTACGAACGCTTCTAA
- a CDS encoding class I SAM-dependent methyltransferase — protein sequence MKRAKGAAPAANVPAAPKDVITAASNMPEIKDGQSVALLQELHILTRDGKMNQDSRRKLKQVYHLTQFIEPLLREVQLDHPAVSLVDHGAGKSYLGFILYDLFFKNGNDGSHIYGIETREELVQRSQELAKKFKFPGMSFLPLSVAESTESNLLPQQIDIVTALHACNTATDDAIHFALKKKAKFMVLVPCCQAEVASVLKKNKGKSLGKNVLTELWRHPLHTREFGSQITNVLRCLQLEAHGYQVSVTELVGWEHSMKNELIIASYKNLPRQRPTERLQEVLQTLGLEEMGHRFFAEELAKATA from the coding sequence ATGAAGCGCGCTAAGGGCGCGGCGCCAGCCGCAAATGTACCCGCTGCGCCGAAAGACGTCATCACGGCCGCCAGCAACATGCCCGAGATCAAGGATGGCCAGTCGGTCGCCTTGCTGCAGGAATTGCACATCCTGACGCGCGACGGCAAGATGAACCAGGACAGCCGCCGCAAGCTCAAGCAGGTGTACCACCTGACGCAGTTTATCGAGCCGCTGCTGCGCGAAGTGCAGCTCGACCATCCCGCCGTCTCGCTGGTCGACCACGGCGCCGGCAAGTCGTATCTCGGCTTCATCCTGTACGACCTGTTCTTCAAGAATGGCAACGACGGTTCGCACATCTACGGCATCGAGACGCGCGAAGAACTGGTGCAGCGCTCGCAGGAACTGGCGAAGAAATTCAAGTTCCCCGGCATGTCGTTCCTGCCGCTGTCCGTGGCCGAATCGACGGAATCGAATTTATTGCCGCAGCAGATCGACATCGTCACGGCATTGCACGCGTGCAACACGGCCACCGATGACGCGATCCACTTCGCCCTGAAGAAAAAGGCGAAATTCATGGTGCTTGTGCCGTGCTGCCAGGCGGAAGTGGCGTCCGTGCTGAAGAAGAACAAGGGCAAGAGCCTGGGCAAGAACGTCTTGACGGAACTGTGGCGCCATCCGCTGCACACGCGCGAGTTCGGCAGCCAGATCACCAACGTGCTGCGCTGCCTGCAGTTGGAAGCGCATGGCTACCAGGTCAGCGTGACGGAACTGGTGGGCTGGGAGCATTCGATGAAGAATGAACTGATCATCGCCAGCTACAAGAACCTGCCGCGCCAGCGCCCGACGGAGCGCCTGCAGGAAGTGTTGCAGACCCTGGGCCTGGAGGAGATGGGGCACCGTTTCTTTGCCGAGGAATTGGCCAAGGCGACAGCCTGA
- the iscX gene encoding Fe-S cluster assembly protein IscX, whose translation MKWSDITAIAEALFDTHPDIDPLTVRFTDLHNWVVELDGFDDDHTRGGEKVLEAIQMAWIDEAR comes from the coding sequence ATGAAATGGTCCGACATCACCGCGATCGCCGAAGCCTTGTTCGATACGCATCCGGACATCGATCCCCTGACCGTGCGTTTCACCGACCTGCATAACTGGGTGGTGGAACTGGACGGTTTCGACGATGACCACACGCGCGGCGGCGAAAAAGTGCTCGAAGCGATACAGATGGCGTGGATCGATGAAGCGCGCTAA
- the fdx gene encoding ISC system 2Fe-2S type ferredoxin — protein MPQIVILPHAKLCPDGAVIEAPAGKSICDILLENDIDIEHACEKSCACTTCHVLVREGIESLNEATELEEDMLDKAWGLEAVSRLSCQSIVAEADLVVEIPKYTINQVSEGSH, from the coding sequence ATGCCACAAATCGTTATCCTGCCGCACGCCAAGCTTTGCCCGGACGGCGCCGTCATCGAAGCACCTGCCGGCAAGTCCATCTGCGACATCCTGCTGGAAAACGACATCGACATCGAGCACGCCTGCGAAAAATCGTGCGCCTGCACCACCTGCCACGTGCTGGTTCGCGAAGGCATCGAATCCTTGAACGAAGCAACGGAACTGGAAGAAGACATGCTGGACAAGGCCTGGGGCCTGGAAGCCGTGTCGCGCCTGTCGTGCCAGTCCATCGTGGCCGAGGCCGACCTCGTCGTCGAAATCCCGAAATACACGATCAACCAGGTCAGCGAAGGCAGTCACTAA
- the hscA gene encoding Fe-S protein assembly chaperone HscA, with amino-acid sequence MALLQISEPGMSTAPHQHRLAVGIDLGTTNSLVATVRNSIPEVLNDEEGHSLLPSVVRYLPNGHANIGYKALSAQTTDPKNTIVSVKRFMGRGLADIAYAENLPYDFQDTPGMVQLKTVAGVKSPVEVSAQILATLRQRAEDSLGDDLVGAVITVPAYFDDAQRQATKDAAQLAGINVLRLLSEPTAAAIAYGLDNASEGVYAVYDLGGGTFDISILKLSKGVFEVLSTGGDSALGGDDFDRRLFCWISEHAKLAPLSDEDTAILMVKAREIKELLSTKPETTIDAKLNSGEEIHLRVTAADFAAMTQHLVAKTMNAIKKALRDANVDADDVDGVVMVGGATRMPHVQRAVSEFFHTTPHANIDPDKVVALGAAIQANLLAGNRAAGDDWLLLDVIPLSLGIETMGGLVEKIIPRNSTIPCARAQEFTTFKDGQTALAVHVLQGERELVSDCRSLARFELRGIPPMVAGAARIRITYQVDADGLLSVSARELRSGVEASISVKPAYGLGDDDIARMLQDSYTSADVDMVARALREEQVEAERILLATQSALDEDGGLLDEAERVAVDGLMQRVRDAIAQSQSGAIDHQALKLAIEQLADGTEDFASRRMDRSVRTALTGKSLDQVVQD; translated from the coding sequence ATGGCACTTCTGCAAATCTCCGAACCAGGCATGTCGACCGCGCCGCACCAGCACCGCCTGGCCGTCGGCATCGATCTGGGCACCACCAATTCCCTGGTCGCGACCGTCCGCAACAGCATTCCCGAGGTGCTCAACGACGAGGAAGGGCACTCCCTGCTGCCGTCCGTCGTGCGCTACTTGCCGAATGGCCATGCAAACATCGGCTACAAGGCCCTGTCCGCGCAGACCACCGACCCGAAGAACACCATCGTCTCCGTGAAACGCTTCATGGGCCGCGGCCTGGCCGACATCGCCTACGCGGAAAACCTGCCCTACGACTTCCAGGATACGCCTGGCATGGTGCAGCTGAAAACCGTGGCCGGCGTGAAAAGTCCCGTCGAAGTGTCGGCGCAAATTCTCGCCACCCTGCGCCAGCGCGCGGAAGATTCGCTCGGTGACGACCTGGTCGGCGCCGTGATCACCGTGCCCGCCTATTTTGACGACGCGCAGCGCCAGGCAACAAAAGATGCGGCGCAGCTGGCCGGTATCAACGTGCTGCGCCTCTTGAGCGAGCCGACGGCCGCCGCCATCGCGTATGGCCTCGACAACGCGTCCGAAGGCGTGTACGCCGTGTATGACCTCGGCGGCGGCACCTTCGACATCTCGATCCTGAAACTGAGCAAGGGCGTCTTCGAAGTGCTGTCCACGGGCGGCGATTCGGCCCTCGGCGGCGACGATTTCGACCGCCGCCTGTTCTGCTGGATCAGCGAACACGCCAAGCTGGCGCCCCTGTCGGACGAAGACACGGCCATCCTGATGGTGAAAGCGCGCGAGATCAAGGAGCTGCTGTCGACCAAGCCGGAAACGACGATCGACGCCAAGCTGAACTCGGGCGAAGAGATCCACCTGCGCGTTACAGCTGCCGACTTTGCCGCCATGACGCAGCATTTGGTCGCCAAGACCATGAACGCCATCAAGAAGGCCTTGCGCGACGCGAACGTGGATGCGGACGACGTCGACGGCGTGGTGATGGTGGGCGGCGCCACGCGCATGCCGCACGTGCAGCGCGCCGTCAGCGAATTCTTCCACACGACGCCGCACGCGAATATCGACCCGGATAAAGTGGTGGCGCTGGGCGCCGCCATCCAGGCGAACTTGCTGGCCGGTAACCGCGCCGCCGGCGACGACTGGCTGCTGCTGGACGTGATCCCGCTCTCCCTGGGCATCGAAACCATGGGCGGCCTGGTGGAGAAAATCATCCCCCGTAACTCGACGATCCCGTGCGCGCGTGCGCAGGAATTCACGACCTTCAAAGATGGCCAGACGGCCCTGGCCGTGCATGTGCTGCAGGGCGAGCGCGAACTGGTGAGCGACTGTCGTTCCTTGGCGCGCTTCGAGCTGCGCGGCATTCCGCCGATGGTGGCGGGCGCCGCGCGCATCCGCATCACCTACCAGGTCGATGCGGACGGCTTGCTGTCCGTCTCGGCGCGCGAATTGCGCTCGGGCGTGGAAGCGTCGATCAGCGTCAAGCCGGCGTATGGCCTGGGTGACGACGACATCGCCCGCATGCTGCAAGACTCGTACACCTCGGCCGACGTCGACATGGTGGCGCGCGCGCTGCGTGAAGAGCAGGTGGAAGCGGAGCGCATCCTGCTGGCCACGCAGTCGGCGCTCGATGAAGACGGCGGCTTGCTCGACGAGGCCGAACGCGTGGCGGTGGATGGCTTGATGCAGCGGGTGCGCGACGCCATCGCGCAATCGCAGAGCGGCGCCATCGACCACCAGGCCTTGAAGCTGGCGATCGAGCAGCTCGCCGACGGCACCGAGGATTTCGCTTCGCGCCGCATGGACCGCAGCGTGCGCACTGCCTTGACCGGCAAATCGCTGGACCAGGTCGTACAAGACTAA
- the hscB gene encoding Fe-S protein assembly co-chaperone HscB, whose product MQNHFELFQLPAQFSLDMSALDAAYRDVQGKVHPDRFINASSAEKRVAMQWATRANEAYQTLKSPQKRAQYLCELNSVDLQTESNTAMPVSFLMQQMEWREELGDARAGKDADALDALDRQLRGERKALLAQVAAQLDAADYVNAAQSVRALMFLDKFGEEVRFAYEAIEV is encoded by the coding sequence ATGCAAAACCACTTCGAATTATTCCAGTTGCCGGCGCAGTTCTCGCTCGACATGAGCGCGCTCGACGCGGCCTACCGCGACGTGCAGGGCAAGGTCCACCCGGACCGCTTCATCAACGCCAGCAGTGCTGAAAAGCGCGTGGCGATGCAATGGGCCACGCGCGCCAATGAAGCCTACCAAACACTGAAAAGCCCGCAAAAACGCGCGCAATACCTGTGCGAACTCAATAGTGTCGACCTGCAGACGGAGTCGAACACGGCCATGCCCGTCAGCTTCCTGATGCAGCAGATGGAGTGGCGCGAAGAACTGGGCGACGCGCGTGCCGGCAAGGATGCCGACGCGCTCGACGCCCTGGACCGCCAGCTGCGCGGCGAACGCAAGGCCTTGCTGGCCCAGGTGGCGGCCCAGCTCGACGCGGCCGACTATGTGAATGCCGCGCAAAGCGTGCGCGCCCTGATGTTCCTCGACAAATTCGGCGAGGAAGTCCGTTTTGCCTATGAGGCGATCGAAGTCTGA
- the iscA gene encoding iron-sulfur cluster assembly protein IscA produces the protein MITLTEKAAKHINRYIERRGKGMGLRFGVRTTGCSGLAYKLEYVDEAAAEDSVFESHGVKVFVDPKSLPYIDGTELDFAREGLNEGFKFHNPNEKDACGCGESFRI, from the coding sequence ATGATCACACTGACCGAAAAAGCGGCGAAACACATCAACCGTTATATCGAACGGCGCGGCAAGGGCATGGGTTTGCGCTTCGGCGTGCGGACCACGGGCTGCTCGGGCCTGGCTTACAAGCTCGAATATGTCGATGAAGCGGCGGCCGAAGACAGCGTCTTCGAATCGCACGGCGTGAAAGTCTTCGTCGACCCGAAAAGCTTGCCTTACATCGACGGCACGGAACTCGATTTCGCGCGCGAAGGCTTGAACGAAGGCTTCAAGTTCCACAATCCGAACGAAAAAGACGCCTGCGGCTGCGGCGAGTCCTTCAGGATTTAA
- the iscU gene encoding Fe-S cluster assembly scaffold IscU produces MAYSDKVLDHYENPRNVGAFDKGDETIGTGMVGAPACGDVMKLQIKVGADGLIEDAKFKTYGCGSAIASSSLVTEWVKGKTLDQALAIKNTQIAEELALPPVKIHCSILAEDAIKAAVLDYQTRHPAAA; encoded by the coding sequence ATGGCTTACTCGGACAAAGTACTCGATCATTACGAAAACCCGCGCAACGTGGGCGCTTTCGACAAGGGTGATGAAACCATCGGCACCGGCATGGTCGGCGCGCCCGCCTGCGGCGACGTGATGAAACTGCAGATCAAGGTCGGCGCCGATGGCCTGATCGAAGATGCGAAGTTCAAGACCTACGGCTGCGGTTCGGCCATCGCGTCGAGCTCGCTGGTAACGGAATGGGTCAAGGGCAAGACCCTGGACCAGGCGCTGGCCATCAAGAACACGCAGATCGCCGAAGAACTGGCTCTGCCGCCAGTGAAGATCCACTGCTCCATCCTGGCGGAAGACGCCATCAAGGCGGCGGTACTGGATTACCAGACCCGTCACCCGGCAGCAGCTTAA